ttcttatctgcatcactcgttgcaggggtattctttagaaggtcttcgtgcaacaccctggctttctcacaaataatggcctccgaaacactatcacccctcaactccttgtcgtgtatccaaattaataacaacttttccacttcttcaagtatttgtggtctttgtgccgttaatgttcttactccttttgccactttagcacccataatcttatttttcttcttaagtatagtgcatattgttgatgtggctttgttgtactgcctacaaagttcaacaacacgtgtaccgttctcatgcttccgaatgatctcttgtttctcctctattgtcatcctcacatgagctttctggcctttatccttaccactggctttcttgggacccatggtgagatatataataacaaattgtatagacaaatcaccaaaaatccaacaaaacactgaaaatccgcgagaagaattgatgtgggggtagtcactgagcgtgagacaataataaactgaggggcggcggggcggaggggcgacgatcgccgaaccaccacgcgctaggtcggctgtacgcgtatcaacaaactcacgtccaaactcgcctcccgaagtaaccatcgccttccgagacaaatttttggagtaaatacacctcgccttccgaaaacctcgcatacagggacaatcgcattccgaggtaccactgtatatgccTCTTACTCCCTAtaggggggaagaggaaggaggaaaggaTAAACAGAGGGAATAGAGGGAGGGGGATAGGGGatgggaggaagagaagggaagggaactatcagggaaagcaccaagccattactactatatatatcactgggtaggggtcaggataaggatttaggatgggacgagggaaaggcatggtgcccaaccacttggacggtcgaggatcaaACGCTgatctgcatgaagcaagaccgtagctctaccgtcctacccaagtggttggactgtaGAGtgatgaaagaaaaaaaaaaaggtatcTGCCAGATACCCTTTCTAGGAtaacatataaacacacactccctcactctaATCTATAGTATAACAAAATGCTCTGTACTCATAAGATTATATATATTCAAATTTTATATAATGTTAAAACTGACCTTATAACAGTATATCAAATAATTCTGAGCCACACTATAATGAACTACATGGTGgttaaaataaaacaaattagaAATGGTTTGAATCAATAGCAGTAAGATGAttgtaggggtggggggtggggggggggggggggggtgttaaatgTCAGTCTGCCACAGTACAGAATCTCTCTCTGAATACTATACACCAGGTCTATTAAATGGTGATGCAGCTACTGTCGATTATTTACTGGGGCAGGGATGCTGCTTCTCTATGTGGTCACAATGTATGTAATGTTTGCTGCTCATTAGAAACAATCTTAACTTTGTTCTTCAATGTACAGCTTGCCAATCATCTCTGGTGAAATCTTTCCTACTCTTACAAACATGGAAAACGAGAAGGTGGATTTTTGGATTTAATGGATTTTTCGATGCATTATAAATAGACAAACCCATTAAAGTTTCATTATATATCATCACAGGTGTTACAAGTTAAAATTCAATTCAAAATGGCATCCTCAAGATATACATGTAAAAAATAAAGACAAAGGGTAATGGTATTAAATATATACTCTTTACATTTCCAAAAATGCCTAATTATCTTACCATCGGAGAAGCCAGCAGCAAAGTCGGAATCAGAAATGTTCGCTCTCGATAGATTTGGAAGGTCTGGAGAAGCTTCTGGTTTATGCAGACGTTTGAGAGGCAGCGTTAGGAAATTGATGAATATTACAAAGTATAGCCATGTCTTCATTAAAGTGCTCTTGGCTTTCATAATCTGGAAAAGAAATGTTCTTTCGGTATTTAAATAGATTGTAAAATCACTATCACATATACGTGCCTACACAAACTGTTCTGATAGGGCTACACTGAACCACTCCCTATGCTTAGCAATAACTACTTTTGTGACATCATTAAACTACAACTTTCACTCCTTATATACAGGTGTCTTAAATTAGTATACTGTACTCACCAATTACATACAACACAAAATGTTCAGCACTACTCAAGATTCAGATCGAACCTAACACTCCCACTCATCTCTTCACAAACAGTTTAAGCTGTTGGTCCTCTTGAGAGGTTATCACATATTGAGCAAACTGCTTCTCAACCACCGAAATACATCACACCTTCATTGCAGCAGATTATTGCGTGCTAACGAGCAGAAGTGCTAGTCACATGAACGGTTGCTTGTTTGATACACAGacatcacagtaacgtgatactgtatatcaaatgaacaaatccacaagagccataatgagggtttgaacctacgcacgggatgttcccagatgcgtcttagtcaactgtaccacaacatggtcaagAATTGTAACCTGGAGTACTACTGTCCTCATGAGGATCCTGAAGCTTCTCCGAAGcctaaccaggggggggggggggtttacacAATTCCCCTATGCACTTGGGCTCAGTCAACCAGATGTTCTACCtctacttcaatacacacacaaatcacaataacatgatatatcaaatgaacaaatcatttGTGACTTGGTCATTTACTTATTTGGATTCTTTCTAGGAGTTATTTTGATCTTTTGGGATGTAGATTGCACAGGTTCAGGTTAACCAGACAGTGCTCTGTTTTGATTTGCCCGACTTTCTGGGCCTTTCCCTGGTCCATGACAATTATGACACACATTACTTTAAATATAAAGtgcccataggccattgctccctgtgcctctctgagggaaccaggttTTGGCGGGTAcccagtaggaataagaactCCTGTggctgatgaccccaaactaatataacACATATCAGCCTCATCAGCTTCAGGAAGCTGATGAGGCTCCCTACAGAAAGGCAAAGTTTATGCATTTACTGCATTTTTATGGGGAAATTCGAAAGATATATGACTGGATTTTCAGCACAATTCTTTTATATCAAAAGTATTTGGAGAGTTTAGCATATTTCCTACTCCAGCATTTATTCCTTCTTTACTGGCAATATAGATTTGTACGAGTACTTGCATGCTTCATCACATAAAAATATACAGCAACAAAAATCTTACAGATTTCCGACAATAGTCTTTGATGGTCTTTTGATAGAGAACTTTCTTGATAGTGGGAAGAGCAAGAGCTTGTTGTGCTGTGAGTCTATCCAACGGGTTGGGCTGGAGGAAGCCTGTCAGCACACACTGTAGTTCCTCAGATAATCCTGCAAGTAATGAGAGCCTTTGCTTCATTCCTAATACACAATTATTCccatgcagatgaggagtcacaataatgtggctgaaatacGTTGACCAAACCGCACACTGAAGCAACGCAAAGCAACAGCAAAGTGAagcaacgacaacgtttcggtccgtcctcgaccattcacaatcaacttgagaatggtccaggatggatcgaAACAACGTCGtcgcttcactttctagtgtgtggtctggtcaacacaattaTTCCTACTTACAAGAAAAGATCTTTCATCATATTCATAATATTAAAGCTTACCCCTCATGTTATTTACTAGCTTACCAGTCTCAACATGCTATTTTCTACCCTTACAATAGGGTAGAAATATACACAATAGAATGAAcaggaataataaacaaataactTTACTGAATAAACACTGATACTATTCTGCAATGACCAATGTAACAAAGTAGACAAGTGACTAATATGGTGATGctaattaacaaatattttatgtgACTTTATAGTTTGCATCAATAGACTGTGATACAGGCTGCTCAGTCAAAATGTTCTCCAACACTTTGTTTTATCTCAAGTATTCTATCGTGCACTCTTCTCACACCAGCAGAACCAATTATATTTATACTTGGTACAATCATTTGTATTTCTTTCATCAGTTTCATTCCTCTTACGTTAAAAAAATATCTACAAATAATTTTTTTCCATCAGTCTCCTCAAGACTCCTAATGTCTTTAAAAAACTTATATTTTCTGGAATGTTTCAACTCATTTTTTCTTCCAAGTTTTTCATTAACATCTTGTTCTGCTAAATTAATGATTCTCTTTACTTTACATCCATATCAGTAATCCTCATATTTTTGGTCAACTATTCTTGCCACTTCCTCTCTATCAGTTTGTGCAGCACAACACACCATCTCAGTATTCATTATTCCTAGAGAAAAATAAACATTATTTGAAACCTGCACACAAGAATGAATATTGATCTGTTCATAGTCTTAAGTGCTATACAGGCATCCTGGCTTAGCACCTTCTCCTCACAATTACCTTACCATTCACAGTCTCTTGCGATCACTTGCACAGTAATTCTCTATTTAAACTCTTCAGACAACTCTGCCTTAACTTCTTAACTTTTACTTGTTTACCTTTATGTATCATTGAGAAACTATAACTCAACCATATCTTGCTCATCACTACTATATGATCAGATAAATTCTTATTAAtacactgtattaaataaatacttCAGTACATTTTTTTCCTCAACTACAGTATAGTCAAGCTTAGTCACAATTAGGCATTTTTTCTACCCCTTTCCTCACTAGCACAATACCATCTTCACACTAAATTGTTAAGTGAAGACAGCCACAACTTACGGTTGGCAGCaggaggaagtcttccctgtctgaGTTGTTGCCAGGCGTCTCCTTGTTTGGGCAAATCTAAATCAGTTGCCAATTCCAGAATTGTCATACCCAGGCTAAATATATCACCAGGAGGTCCAAACTGAAGATTCATGATCTCTGGGGCCAAATATTTTGGGTCACCTTCCACTGCCTCATGTACTGGACCCTAAAGGATGGTACAGTAATAATATAGTCATCGGAAAAGTTACACGATGGGATAACTTATTGGTGAATCTTTTCCAGATACCTTAGCTGCCTTCAAACACTATCTAGCTTTCAAGGAGCACTTGAAAAATATGAAGTCATTTCTTTCATTAAAAACATTGTTTACATGAAGCATGAATTATCCCATGGCATATTATGGTTACACTCATCAAGACTAAGCAAATACACAATAGAACAGGAATAAtaaataactttaatgaacaggTATAATGAGAAAGTAGAAAAATTAACAAAACCACCAAGTGATAATGTAGTTAGTGTCAATGTTGGGggtgcactctctctctctttgaacaCTGCCTAATATTACACAACCAATActgtataattattattttatgttaCACTGGGATAAAGACCTGGGGGACAGGTACTGAACCAATTACATTATTATTCAGCACTATGTGTATGTGCatcatttatttgttttgtttttttgaagTTGTTTATTGGTCTTTTGTGGGATGtcaatgtcaaaggctttctgaataGTCAAAGATGAAGTGAAAGCTCCTGAGCAGCAATAAAAATCTCACCTGAGAGGTATCAATCATTAGACCAAAATCGCCAAGCTTGCAGAGACCATCATAACCAAAGAATATGTTTTCGGGTTTAATATCCATGTGAACCAAATTATTGTTGTGCAAATGCTGTACACCCTGAAATAAGAACACAATGATGATACACTGatatttatttaacacaaggaataTATCAATTACTGTACAATGTACAATATTAAAACTAGTTACAATATAACAATATTTAAAACATGTATAAATAATGTGCACATTAGTCTATCTGAAAACCCTTTTTACAAAAACTGTCAAGTATACTAAGGATTACATAACTATGTAATGTAATAGAAATGTAGAataagcagacgaggagtcacaataatgtggccgaaatatgttgaccaaacccacactagaaagtgaagggacgacgacattttcgTCTTCACAATGACAATGTTAAGGTGAAAAACTCAGAGATATTCCAGGAGATTTTTAGAACAGTACCGGAGTAGAGACTGAAGAACGGTAACAACATAAGGATAGATACAACAAAGGACAGTATTGGATTCCCAAAGTTGCAACATAAGGATAGATACAACAAAGGACAGTATTGGATTCCCAAAGTTGGTGACAAAGCTGGTTTAAGCTTATCACAATCCCCCCATAGGTCAAGTACTAACCTTCCACAAGATGCAGTGCACTACAGCTGCCTAACTCTtggatatatatatttactagtaGGCTAACAGGGGCACATCAGGCGATGAAAGAAACCATTGCCCAAATCTTTACATCATACTACAGGAACTGAACCCAGGACCCTTTTATTACAACCACACTCTGGTGATGACTATATTACAGATGAGGAAATACACACACTTGATAAAATTAAATGTAAGAAAGGAGCAGTAGAGCCAAACCAATTTTTGCCATTATAAAGATATTTAAGAAGAGGACAAACAAGAACCTTTAAACTACAGACCAGTTTCTCTATCAAGAGAaatctatatactgtatatctaTTCTCTACCTATTCCCTGCTAATAGAGTAGATAATTAGGAAGAAAATAGTGGATCTGGAGAAAAAAATTCTTTTGTCTAACACACCATCCTCTTAAGAGAACCAGAGTTGAGCAGTCAGTAGATTCATACAAATGAGTATGCATGATAATTTTACCTTCATTCTGCTGGTTATTGTTAAATGTTCTTTTACATATAGATGTTGTCAAATGCTTGTTCTATTGTATAGAAAAAACTACTGTACGTGACCAACAAAATCTGGGTATGAAACCTTGCTATTATGATACTATTGGAATTAATACAGTCAATCTATACAAATGTAAAGTATAACTGCTGCCAAAATGCAAATAAACTATCTTTGTTTTGAACAGCAATAGTCATTCTTTATAGCTGCCTTGAGTGTGTCAGATGCATCAAGTGCCAAAATAAATAAAGCCCACAGAAAAGTTTAAAAAATTTAAATCTTAAGGTGAATTTTGTGATGAAACTAATTATTTAGCACACTGGTTAGTTGTAAAGCTGATGACCTCCAGTGGCTGTACAAGGAACAATGACCTACTTAATCAATGAGATTTTCATCAACTTTATcaaataaattataaaatttttAATTCACACCAACGATGTTAAAAATGCACAACCTTTCACTAAAATCCCAGTAAAGCACtccttaaaaataaatataaattacctAATTACTGGATAAAATATTCATACTTATGGCAAATTGAACTAACCTGTAATAAATCGACTAGATATTCCCACACAAGAGATTCTGGGAGGTCATGACGATCTTCTGCAACATTAGCGAGTGACGTCTTGCAAACTTCCGTTAAAAGATAAAGCTGCTGCCGTTCCTCCCAGGCACGATAAAATTCTACACAATTGCGATGCTTTGGTAATTTTTCATGTTTTTGTACTTCTTCCATTCGTCTACGTCTGAAACAAAATACTTCACTGAATGAAGGAAGCTAATCTTGAAAAGCAGCATCTATCATCCATCTTGGCCTCAGTGTAGTTTATTTTatatacagttatatatatattagttagcttacattattaaaatattttattataatttagaAAGTGGTCAGTTTGCCTTAAATTAATGAAGGTTAGTTTGACTCAGATGCCAAACGAACTATTTTGTAAATTATTATGAGGCCATATTTCACAGAATAGCTTAACAATACCAAAGGATTTTGGGCATTGATATTGTCAATGGGTCATTCTGAAAAGAAATTGTTATGGCTAATTTTAATTTTGAAACGATGAACTTTGTTCAATCATATTAGCCTACATCTACTTAACACTTATAACATTAGCATTGCCCCTACCTGTCTCCTTCACCACGAAATTTAAGAAGTGTTCTCTTGCAAGCATACAGCTGCCCATCTTCCTTACTTCTAACTCGAAATACTTCTCCAAATGATCCAGCACCCAGTTTTTCCTCAATGATGTAACACTGTTCAAAATACAGTGCAGATTTCTCAGCGCGGTAGACTGGACTCTGAGCAATGAAGGCTGTTGCAGAAAATACCTGAATGAGATTACTGCTTCCAATTCAACTTTGTTTCAAATATATAAATTGAAGTGGTCAATTAGCAAAAATCCATGCTTAAAAACTTAAATATAATAGCTGATATGTAGTGTTTAAGCCGAGATATATGATATTATGACAACAAATTTAGCCCCCCTGCATTACTCACATGTGTCAGAGTCATCACGAAAGGACACAGGTTGAGGACGGTCGTTATCAGTTACTCGTGAAAAAATTCTTGTGACTGGACAGCTCTTTATGGGTGCTCGTGGTGGCTGGGCAAATTTGGGTGTGCCACGAGACTgaagaaataaataaattttaagaaGAAATGATTTATTATTGTTAATTTGCTAGTAATTATAATCTATAATCATACTGGTATTTAAGTACAGTAATTTATATACCTGAAAAAATGCAAAGATTTTGACTCCCACATTATCAataatatttttacttttaaccCAACATTAGCACCCTGAAATATTAATCAATTGGCAACATGATATTCCTGAGCTTTCTTGTATCATCCTGACTCACTAAGTGGGGTAAGCACCCAAGTTCCAACAATTCTAACCCAGGTCATGCGAGAGAGTAATTTTCTTGCTCTTGGGTTATACAGTCACCCAACAGGAAACACTGTAGGAACATCGAAGGCTGACCAACATATTATTTTGTTAGTTAATGATGCGCTTCCCAAATAACAttcatgtttgtttgttttattcattttaataaCTATGTAGCTGTATAAAACTTTGTATGGTATTGTATGAAAAAATCAAGAGTTTTAGATAGatgatattaaataaataaaattatatttgTCTGCAGACTGTTCAGGGTGTAGGCAGGGTGGTTGTTGGGGGACAGTTGTATAGACTCTGGGTTGGCCCCCATGCCACTCTTTGCACGAATGCCAAATGATACGAATTACCAATCTCACTAAATACAAAACCCCATCCTCAGTAGGATTCATCCGTAATATTGTTGTCTACATGATAAATAAGAGTTAGCAGCCCCCATAGTTAACAAATTTATACCTTGGTGATGCGAACTAATTAATCTATACAAGTACCATAAATGTGTGCACCTGAAAAAAATACTGTAATACATTAAAAACTTTAATTGCTTGTTTTGTGTAGTTTATTGATGAAAACATTGCTTAGTGAAAATGGCTACAGTGACTTAAAATGtttgtttatattttttttaaattgaccTCAAAGAAAAGTGGATATGACTTTATGGACAGGAAATATGTTTTCTGTCCATAACaggacagggagccggtcggccgaacggacagcacactggacttatgatcctgtggtcccgggttcgatcccgggcgccggcgagaaacaatgggcagagtttctgtcaccctatgcccctgttacctagcagtaaaataggtacctgggtgttagtcagctgtcacgggctgcttcctgggggtggaggcctggtcgaggaccgggccgcaaggacactaaagccccgaaatcatctcaagataatgaaGGAAAAGTAACATGTCTTAAATTAAAATTGGCATCTTTTGCTAAACTCCCTCAATAAACTAAAGGTTTTTCcgttagtcaatacatgtaaatATCATTCTCAAACTTTTCAAATATCATATCATTcatgtgaatgaatgaatgaatactaGAAACTGTCTCTGTTGGCCTGAATACAAG
The nucleotide sequence above comes from Procambarus clarkii isolate CNS0578487 chromosome 71, FALCON_Pclarkii_2.0, whole genome shotgun sequence. Encoded proteins:
- the LOC123745542 gene encoding membrane-associated tyrosine- and threonine-specific cdc2-inhibitory kinase, which gives rise to MILISGTDSSLSYDLPAPVFITEERPLSTKKSRGTPKFAQPPRAPIKSCPVTRIFSRVTDNDRPQPVSFRDDSDTSFIAQSPVYRAEKSALYFEQCYIIEEKLGAGSFGEVFRVRSKEDGQLYACKRTLLKFRGEGDRRRRMEEVQKHEKLPKHRNCVEFYRAWEERQQLYLLTEVCKTSLANVAEDRHDLPESLVWEYLVDLLQGVQHLHNNNLVHMDIKPENIFFGYDGLCKLGDFGLMIDTSQGPVHEAVEGDPKYLAPEIMNLQFGPPGDIFSLGMTILELATDLDLPKQGDAWQQLRQGRLPPAANRLSEELQCVLTGFLQPNPLDRLTAQQALALPTIKKVLYQKTIKDYCRKSIMKAKSTLMKTWLYFVIFINFLTLPLKRLHKPEASPDLPNLSRANISDSDFAAGFSDDEGMDDQSLAQPISDISTSSSDVNTHRPFGNSTPIVYQFRRQTDFINSSPPNRSSINASPNPDDSPTFFRQRGAVLRSSHVFGQHLDVSGNMSMVSTPSPGIPVIEEPLPSFNLTSRNLMDMFNSVEFDEDE